Genomic segment of Brachyhypopomus gauderio isolate BG-103 chromosome 10, BGAUD_0.2, whole genome shotgun sequence:
acgagccacaggtgagacggatgatcacaagacataaccgcacccatggagactaggagacgtagacgacgtaaacacaagcccaaaagggaggggccggggtacTCATCGTGACGTCTCCTCGCCCCctgacgtctccatctcctcctcctccgagacTCCTGGACTCTGCACCATCGCCTCCTCTGAGGGCAGGTAGGGCGAGCAGTCTATCCTGCTCACCTCAGAGCCAGAACACCCCTTCTCCTccggtctctctcccttctcggTCCGCACGGTCACCTCTGACCGCACAGAGGGAGAAGAGCTGAAGAATCTTAAGATTTAAATTATTCATTAGTGTGGATGAACATAGGACTAATGAGGCATTTGAAACTGGCATCTGTAATAATCTTTCAAAAAAATACGTATTCAATAAATTCTGCATATCTGTGTCATTGAACTCTGTTTTGTCCCTTCACTGCATCCATATTTGTGTAACTATGCTGCACACAAAGCCTGGTGTAGCcgaacattttatatatattatatatatatgtatatatatatatatatatatatatatccccccaaaaaatgtcctctgatctacacgattcacgtaggtcacccttttcaacttcaaaacggcgaatttcgccgaaaggtgacagattttcatgcctgtactAAGCATGAGAATGCAAGCAACACAGCACTTCCTTGGGGTGATATAAGAAGTGTTTATTTActgttggatttttttttgtaaGTCAGCACAATTGATAGTGAGTCCGATTACAAGTTTGTGCTCAAGATGCAGCACTGCCAAAGTGATGATCTAAAAGGCAATGCCAGTCCTTAACAAATAAATACTTGTACACAATCGTGATTTCTCTTGCCAGGAATCAACGCCTTTTGGGTTGATGGTGTTTGACGTAGATTTTGGGGGTGGTCCAGCCCTCTGGAGGTTTCTTCAGTCCAGCTCGCCTACAGATTCTGCTTACGTCCCTCTCAAACGCAGCCTGAAAATGACAAAAGTGAAGAACCGTCAGAGTTGAAAGTAGAGCATGACATGAGACACGACAACTCGTAAGACACACTACaacctactctgacatgttagTCTGGGACTTTTGAGGAGACGGattgagagagtgtgtgtgtgtgtgtgtgtgtgtgtgtgtagttgtaaCGGCTTACTCAATAGttaaaattacagtaaatttAATTACAAGTTTCCCTGGTATAGGACTGCATGTCACAAATGTCAAAAGGTAGACAATAAAATTGTCCTATGTCATACACTAACATGTAATAACAAAcattataaatacattttttttataataaggGAACTAAAACATTATTGACCTGCTTTTTCTTCATCCTGCTCAGATTCACCCGCCTCCTCAGGAACTTGGTTCTTTTCAGCAGCTTTTTGTACTTGTGTCTGTTCATCTTTCTTCGCCGGATCTTCAGCACGTTCTTACAGCTGAGAGGCGTTCTGAAGCGCTCGCCGTCCTCCAGCGAGGGTGCGGCGGAAGGCAACACCACGGCCGACTCAGtcagccccgcctcctccagGGCTGCCGGGGCTTCGATGAGCGGAGGCAGCGAATAGCGCAGCGAGAGCCAGCTCTCCAAGGGGGACACGGCTAGTTTGCGGGGAACCAGCGCCTCCTCTAATTCCGGCTCGAGCACTGTCCACGTTTTAGGGGTCTGCTTGTCGTCAGCAGCCGATGTCGAGTACCTGTGTGCATGATTCAGAACAGGGCCGGCAGGACGGCAGTGTCGCGCAACGCTGCACAAGGATTTGCACGGGTTCCGACATGAAcctgcataaaaaaaaaagagttacAGTCATTCAACTAAGCTCAAAATACAGTGCTTATTGAAAATGCTCAGACGGTTTCATCAATCTATGAACGGTACTCTAGAATGACAAAGCAAAATTAGATTTTGGAATGTTTTGGAATGCTAAAAGACTGGGTTTACAGTATTCAACCCTTTTCATAAAACATTTATAATTGGGATATGGTGCATCCTACTTCTATTAATGGCAACACTTTCAATCTAGTGATTTTTTACAAAGCAAAAATACAAAGTGTAAATGTTGATGATGTTTGTCAGTGATAATCAAGCCATGAAGTTGAGATCATCTATACACCTGCATGAGAGGATTGTGTCGAAGTACAGATATGAGGAAGGATACAAGAACATTTCTGAAGTATTGAAAGTTCTAATAAGCACAGTAGCCTCAACCAATCTAAACTAAGTGTTTTTGAATGAAGTCTTCCTAGATCTTCAGCCAAACCAAGGACTCAGGGATGAAGGATCTTTGTTAAGATGAATATTCAAGAACCCAGTGGAACTTATAAAGGAGTTCTTTTGTGGCCTAAGGGTCAGGAAGCCATTCCTCAGTAAAACGCACATAGACGCTGCATAGTTTGTCAAATGCCACATAAACCACTCTCAGACCATGGGAAGACAGAGCCTCTGAATTGCTTAAACAATGTGCATCACCTCATTATACCATCCCTGCAGATACAGTGGTGCAAGCATCATGCTGTGGGGGATGGTTTTTCTGCGGCAGTGACTGAGTGTCAGGATGGAGAGAAAGGTGGttgcagaaaaatataaaacaatccTAGGTGAAAACCTTTTCCAGTATCTACAAGATTGTAGGCTGGAATCAAGGTTTATACTTTAACAACAAGATGACTTGAAGTACACTTTCAAGAAAAAAAGAATGACAGGAAAACTGTGTAGAAGTCCAATACTGAACCAGCCAGAGTCTGAACCAGAAGCCAGTAGAGCATGTCTGGAGAGACCTGAACACGATGAGCACTGACGCTCCCCATCCAGAACCCTGAGACTGAATAATTGTACAAAGAATAGGAGAAACTTCAACAGAAAGGTGAGTCAGTGTGTTAGCTCATTGCTACCCAATGCACTTTAATGTTCCAAGAGCAGTTTGAATACATATGTAAGTGGATTTGTCTTTTTATAAATTTACTAAAAATAAAATCTCCAAAAAATGTTTAGAGGAAAATCTATAGAGTGATGGATCCAATCAGCTTTCCCCAAGACGCATTGTGCTTTGTACAGTTATTAATAATGAAATCATGCTTTTATCTTACCATAAAATCTGAAGAGTGTGTTCAGCTGCAGAGCCACTCTTGAAACAAACATGACTAGATCCTGTCACCTCTGGTGCTCATGTGTATTCGCTATGGGTGTTCTCCCTTGTGTCTGCAGAACATGAACGAACAAGAAACACATTTAAATGTCAAAATACACGAAGCTGCAATATTTGAAACAGGGAGATTCAGATCAATTTACAAATGTGTCTCTCGCTAAATAACGAACTACATCCTACTGTTGACTTTAGTAGTTTCATAGTTAGCTAACGCTAGCTAACTTCGTTATTTAGATGATGACAATTGTTCATTCGTAACTGCATACTATCGCCGATGCTCACAAAAATATACAATAAAACATCACCGGTGGGTAGAAATACTATCCCTATTTTGAATGACTTACTTAAGAGGAGTAACTGTCTGGTGCACCAGTTACCACCTGAAAATTTCAATGTGACTCCGTGCACTTCCTGTCCTCTGACTACATTCCTCCCCCTTGTTATTAATGTGCTTTTTAATGGTTCCGAGAAGGCAGCTAATTCTATAAATCCTGTAATGTGCAAGTCAGAATGAAATATAGGGATTTTAATTTAATTCTATAACATTCTAACTACAAAAAATATGATAGCTTTTTTATAAAGCTTGTAAATGTTACCTAAATTATGCAGTCCATAATCCTGTCTCCTAGTGTAGTGCAAAAATGCTAAATGCAGCTGCTAGAGTTCTCACTAGGAGCAAAAGAAGTGATCACATCACATCAAATCActtaatggtgtaggaccagtGTACCTATCTGACATGCTGCAGAGCTATGAGCCAGGCAGAAATCTTAGGTCACTAAGAACTAATCAGTTAGTCCTGCCAAAGGTAAGAGCTAAGCAAGGAGAGGCAGCATTTAGATATTACGCTGTTTCTAaaccatgggttaaagttctccgtcactacgacggatttccgtcatttggtttttttggggaaaaaatccgtcaaatcataataaaccacacacgcaggcgctatctgttttgaggaaaTATGAGGATGATGGCGGTGTCACTtaattgacttgcgggtcatcccgcCTTTAGATTTTCGGACTTTACGTAGAAAAGTTattacctccctcctgcctgggtgattatactttcgggagtgaccgtagcgcgcgactccgcacaagagtgctggaatttaggctaaagtacttgaacatgcttgaaattgtaactacttcgtttcacaacaaatatatgTCTGTGATATGAACAGTTCTGTATTACGTtcacaaatacgagcctcttgtaattccaggacgaaacatgagagaacgtgaagacgttaagattgggcgttttgaaaataaacaaccattaaataatgtgaataaaaagcgaatcatttcgagtatgtgtataaatatttaactgtattaagtttaacgtgctgggaaatattgaaatggaccttgaaagtgacgtacaagtgtaaAGGTGTATAAACTCCATAAACATGATGCGCGTtgtcgatttgcgaggtcgtgcacctctccaattttgtaacttcgcgcgcgccgcgcctcagcgcaatgaacagtcatgtttgcagggtgcatttcttccatttaaaatgtcaacttttaaatttctaaaccaatttaacatggatggtggtgttctgtttgtatttaaaagctctatccagtggtgtgatttaatgtgccatttttggacatttaaattttttgtaacatacctacttagcaggtaatcttacggcttatgtttttgcgatagtgaatctgataaaaacgagaacttcataccttttaaaactcaccaggattcactaaatttgacttgatctttaaataattttctggaagaggacccccagataactccattatataaacatttatgtacatttattgctcaggtgttgcattttgtcacttcatagattctctcttctctccttagaCAGGCTGTAGCCTAtagataaatatattttataaatgtgtttattgtgtagaattaggcaaaaggccttgacccaactacaccacattgtcagtaattgctggcaatGTGTTTTGCTAGGAaagattttcagtcaaatgaaaatttcttgctttaacccatgttcTAAACGCAACCAGCTGTCGGAAGATACTAGAAGAGCTCCAACGTTAGATGTTTTAAAATCCAAggtaaaatgcatttatttgaaCTGGCTTTTGGTTAGTGTAGGTACTGTAAATATAGCCTTTTTAATtcgtttatttaatttatttatcttttacttattcttattttcttatttattttctgtttctaGTTGTATTGCTTTTTTATTATATCTtctttaattattttatcttGTAATCATTTTATCTTTTAGTTTTATATTGTAATCATTTAAATTTCATTTAAATTAGATTTCctttaaaatcttgttttttcatttttatgtaTTATGGGCAACaccttcccaaggtgatagaCCTCGGGTCGtaagtaaagcactttgaattgccagtgtgtatgaaaggtgctatataaataaacttgcctttcCTTGCCTAGTGACAGCATCTTGAATGCCGAGATTGTTTCAAAATGTAATCAATTAAATGACATCTTGTGAGTATTGCCTATGCATATCTCACCTGAACTACAAGTGTGTTAACAGTGTAATACAATGTAATGTACAGTGCAGAGTAGTGCAGTGTGTAGGGTCTGCAGACCTGTTTGATCTGTAGGAGAATTGGTGTGGATCAGAGGTGTCTGGGAGGCTTGTCTTGATGTGCTTAACCAGCTTCTCGAAGCACTTCATTATGGCCAGAGTTAGTGCACCTGCACCCACAGCTGGTCTGCAAATGTTTCAGTGCCCTTCCTGTGATGCCTTCTGGTCCTGCTGCCCTGTGATGGCCTTTCTGACCACGCAGTGCTCCTCGATCACGAGTGTGTGGCTGCCGCAGGGCAGTGTGAGTGTTTTGAATGACTTTGTTTCCTGTGCTGTTGACACCTCAGTGCAGGCACAGAAGTCATTTAGTTCTTCTGGCAGTTGGACCTCAGTATCAGCTGGAATGGGGTTCCCAGCTTTGTGGTTGGCGAGGTGTTGAATGCCTTGTCATATCCATCGTGAGTCAATACATGTGAAGTTGTCCTCAATCGTCCCTTGGTAGTCTATTTTTGCAGCTTTGACGGCTATTTTGATCTTAGCTGTCATTTCACTATAGAGGACTTTGCCCTTGGACCTAAAAGCCGCATCGATTCAGGAGTGTATCATGAGTTGCTAGAGTAGTTATTAGAAAAGAAATGTAGCAGCAATGGCTGTTCATGACAATAgttatatgtgtgtcaaatgggAATAAACAGCACAGACTTTAACTAGTTGTGCAACTTTGCCTGCCAGTGCGCTTCAGATTACAACACATGCTTTGTCGTGTGACTCGCAATGCCAGCGGactgccaccagagggcgccgaACAAGCTGGGATCTAATCAGTGCTCGTTAGCTTGAGCTCCCTCATGTAGCCCCACACCTATACAACACCTTCGCAACGGCCACAATTTAAGTTTTGGCGTGTATAACATGTGCTTGCCTGCAACTGGTGTTCTTGAGCATGAGATTCTCCTGTGGTCTTTCACACCTGCTCTGTGGGGGATTGTTGCTCCTTGTGTCTGCCTCAAGTTGTTTATTCTGAGGGAGAAGTTCCCCTCTCTTACAGTTGTTCATCTTCGTCTCAGTTCTTTGTGCTGTCTTACCTGTAGAGGGGTGGTAATAGTCTGGATCCCGAAGTTGGGTGGTCCTTAGTTTGCTCAGTCGAACCAGGCAATCCAAGTGGAGCTTCACTACATTCATTTATAGTTACACCTGGATAAGTGTTACCTGTACACATCCCCTCTGGTTGGGTCACCCCACAGTTCCTTTCTTCCTCTTATGGCTGAACACCCCTCACTTTCCCCCAGGTTCCCCTTAGGTTCTCAGTAACATAGCAGGTAGagctgtgtgttcagtgtaccccactttttctgttttaatcctGTCCATCTGGTTTCCATTTTAGTTGTTTTGCCCCTTTTCTCCAATACTCTTCCTTGCTCAACCTCGTCTACATTTGGATCTGTCTGGGAGGTCCTACCCTTCTAGTGTGCGCCCACCAGGGGTGCAGTCTGTTGGGGTGCATCACCATGATCACCCTTGCACCCCTGCTGTGCTGTTACACATGCTtaccaaacaaaaaaataaaagtctGAACGGTTTGATGAAAAATTATGTGGCCATGGTTTTCAAATATTGCTACTGGGTCCAGATATTCTTTGCGATATAGCCATAACCAAAGTTGTAGCTTGTGGAATGAAAGTGTGCAGTGCTGTTTCACGGAGATGGAACAGTAGCATTCCCACAACGGTGAGTGCAATGTGTCCCTCAGCCACAGACACCATAgcagaaattattttaaaatcagCGAAACTACACAGGCAGTGGTTTAACTACAGCAAACCAAGCTGCGGGTGTGGCCTGTTGCCTGTGAGGCGCTGTGCTGCATAGAGGCCCATCGGGCATGTGAAAAGAAAGCAAAAGCACACGCATGAATTTGAATGTAGAGGCATAGACACACCCCTGAAAGATATCGGCAGCTTCAGAGGACAAACGCTGCAGTGGCTAATCTTGATGCAAGGTTTAGTGGACTGGGTTCTTCATGGCGTGAGGGGAGGGAGATGTGGTGGGTTATCCCGCTGTTGTCTGAACAAGAGGTGTCACGTTTTTCCAGTGGTGAAACAAAGGCATGGATGCCGACGCTGATGTGAAATTTTATACCGCAAGGCCACTAAACATTTTCCTAAGTGTCGGTGTTACAGTGTCGTGTGCTGGAGCCATAGTGCTGAGCAGGCGAAACAAACACAAGGTCACGACATCCAAAGAGCTGCGGCAGCACTTGCTTCCCCCTGACCTGTTGTGTCTTTTGTGTCTTGAGGAAGTAGCGTTTCAGGCTGCAGTAGGCATGTTGGTTATCTGTGTGTGAAAATGAACAAGCGATCGGATGTTCTCGAACTCGGTGGGAAGAATTTCCCACTGCTTTGTCTGCATTTGCATTAAACCTTTGTTGGTTGTAGATAGTGCGAGCTGAGAACTGAGCAATTTGACGCCATTTGCACAACATCTCGCCTTTGTCTCGGCTGTATTATAATGCAAAACTATTACCTACAGTCTTTTAACCATTGTTTTAACCTTTTATTTTCACTAGAACGGTTGAATGACTTGTCTGTGCATTACAATTCATTCATTGTATGTAGAAAATAAATAGCTTGAATACGTATTCAAGTCATTTCTCTTATTCAACTTATTTATTTCCTCACCTTACCGCAATGTGGAGCTATTTCATGAATTACCTTACCAGCTAAATCACCTCAAACCAGTCACACTGCAGACATTCTGAAGTTCCACTGGattaataaattaattattAGTAAAGCACTTAGTAAGtccctctggataagagcatctgctaaatgtcatacataaatgtaaatgtaatagcATGATTTCTCATATTGTAACCATACCAAAGGCAGCCAGTTTTACGCCATTTTGATAATTGTCTTTAACCTGCTTtacatatactttatttatgtaTTAACGTGTTATTTATAATATCCCAAACTTTAGAGAATTCCTTAATGATTGAGCAGACCCCACTCTTCTTCAGACACATGACTCATATACATGCTATATTTCTTGCCAAAAGGATATATTTTACACACCCAGTACTAGTAATTCATGATGTCATGAAATGCTCCCAACAGAATCTAATGCTGTCATTAAAATACTGTTCAGGTTAACTTGCAAGTGTGATCATGCAATAGCATGATAGCCCAtttaagtcttcacaaggttttatttttattcctgTGTTTATTCCTGAACTCTCTGTGACAGCTGTTGCAATATCACATGCGAAGCGTGTTGGCCAACCCCATCCTGGGTACAGTTGCACCTTACACAGTGCCTTATGTAGAAAATGATATGGTTGGCCTTTTTGTTGATAATAAAAATCTTTCAGGTATCACCCTGTGAGCAAACCTGTTCATCGTCTGATTTTTGGTTAGCATTGCATAGTCTCCTTTTGAACAACAAGAGAGTTGTAGTTGTATATATCATGTTCAAATTTACCTGGAGGCTACCTCAATCATCTAAAGGCTGTGACTCATAAAATGTTTTAACAATTTATGCTTCAGAGTAAACAAGGTAACACATGACATATCATACATACCAGTCTGCAAACATGGGATCACATGTGTCTCACTTTCCATCCCTCCCACAAttacacaccccctcaccccatAGGCT
This window contains:
- the aurkaip1 gene encoding small ribosomal subunit protein mS38 translates to MFVSRVALQLNTLFRFYGSCRNPCKSLCSVARHCRPAGPVLNHAHRYSTSAADDKQTPKTWTVLEPELEEALVPRKLAVSPLESWLSLRYSLPPLIEAPAALEEAGLTESAVVLPSAAPSLEDGERFRTPLSCKNVLKIRRRKMNRHKYKKLLKRTKFLRRRVNLSRMKKKQAAFERDVSRICRRAGLKKPPEGWTTPKIYVKHHQPKRR